AACAGTATTTTTACTAATAATTTTAGTGTTATTCGTCGCCAAACAGGTTGTGTGCGTTTTTGCTATTTGCCTGCTAATTCTTTAGCACCCCGCCGTTATCGCTGCCAACCTACCGCCACCACCAGCCAAGTATTTCCTCAATTCACCTCACTCACCTACGGACATCCAGGCTACGGACAACTGGCAACATCTTGTCCTAGTGAAATCACCGCTGGTGCTGAAGACGAGGGAGAAATGGGAGCCTTTCACTTTTTGCAGCAAACTCAACGGATCAAGAACCTCAAAGTCAGGCTAGACGAATACTTACGCTTCGGTCTAGAAGCAGGGATATTTTTTGTTAATTGACTGATGACGGATGACGGATGACTGATGACGGATGACTGATGACGGATGACGGCTGACGGATGACTGATGACTGACCATTGACTATTGACTATTGACCATTGACCATTGACTATTGAAGGAAATTTTATGAAAGGTGACTTTAGTCGTTTGACATTCAACAGCAGCAACCACTACAGTAGCGTCAGAATGCAGCAGGGACGCGTTCAAGTGGATGCAGACTGGAACGAGCAAGTTGATATTCAGGCTCATTACGATCGCACCACCACTCAAGATATTATTGGTCGTAGTGGCGCACCGCTGCATCAGGCAGGTTTCGAGATCACTATAGATCCCAACAACTCTTCAACAAATCCCCCCAACTTACTGTTATCCCCCGGACGCTATTACGTTGATGGCTTGCTATGTGAAATTGATCAGCAAGTGTCTTTGCTCAACCAGCCAGACTTACCTGGCGTTGAATCTATTCAAAAATTGCTCAGCGACTTCCGCAGCAACCTAGAAAATTTATCTTCGCTGTATTTGGTCTACTTGGATGTCTGGGAACGCCATTTAACAGTGCTAGACCAACCAGAACTTCGAGAAGTTGCTTTAGGCGGCCCTGATACAACAACCAGGACTAAAATTGTTTGGCAGGTGAAACTAGCTCAAGTTGACAATAACTCAACGTGCAGTAACTTTGGCGATGGTTGGATACCTTTCAATGCCGTTAGTACGGCTCAACTCCGCGCCCAAGCAGCCCCACCGACGGGGGATACAACTAATGAATGTCTTGTACCTCCTGGTGCTGGGTACCGCCGTTTGGAAAACCAACTCTACCGGGTAGAAATTCATCTGGGTAGTAACCAAGCAGGCGGGCCTACCTTTAAATGGTCGCGGGACAATGGCACTATGGTGGCAAAACTGGAAAATATCGTCGGTGCTGCCATCACTGTTTCCGATGCTGGTAGAGATGCTGTTTTGGGATTTGCCAATGCTCGTTGGGTTGAGTTAACTGATGAAGAACGTCTGCTTAAAGGTGAGCCAGGATTTCTGGTAGAATTGGACTCGGTGCAGGGAAATGTTTTGAATGTGAGAACTTGGCCTAATGGTACGCCCCTGACAATAGCCGATTTGGGAACCAAGCCGACGGTGCGGCGTTGGGATGGAACAGATTCCGCTTCGGGACTGAAAGAATTAGAATCTGGTGTCCAGGTTGAGTTTGATGCAGAAAGAATTTATCTCACTGGAGATTATTGGTTGATTCCTGCGCGCAGTTTAACCGGAGAAGTTTTGTGGCCGCGCTACGATAATCAACCGTTGTTCCAACCGCCTCATGGAATTAAGCATCATTATGCCAGTTTAGGACTGCTGCAATATGAAACTGAGCAATGGGTAATTAAAGATTGCCGTAAACTGTTTCCGCCTTTGACAGAATTGATTCACTTCTTTTATGTCAGTGGTGATGGTCAAGAAGCAATGCCTAATCAGGTACTCCCTAGACCGTTACAGGTGGGAGTTGCCAATGGCAAGTTTCCTGTGGTTGGTGCAAGGGTGAAATTTAGCATCACTAGCGGCAACGGTTATTTTATGATCGGTGAATCAAGCGCTAGCGAAGTAATTGTCCAGACAAATGCCATCGGTGTGGCTGAATCCTATTTGCACTTGGGCAGCGATGAAGGGAGTGGCTATAATGACTCATTTGCATCCCAGGTAGAAGCTACGCTGCTCGAATCTGATGACAGTGTAATCCAAGTACCGATTCGCTTTAATGCTAACTTTAGTATTGCCAGACAGGTAGCTTACGATCCTAGTGCTTGCATCAACCTGCAAAATGCAGGGGCTTACACTGTTCAGGCGGCAATTGACCAGTTGTGCCGGATTAATGGTGGTTGCGCGATCGCGATCGGCCCCAACGGAGGACGATATGCTCGTATTGAAGAGGCAATTTCTGATTTGCGGAATCAGGGACAAACAGATATTAGCTTGTGTCTGCTACCAGGAAATCACCAAGTTGATGGTTTGGAAGTTGTGGGTGCATCTGATATTCATCTCAAAATCAGCGGTAGCGGTACTGGTACTCGGCTTTACCTCAACAAACCATTAAATTTTCAATCTCTCGCTTCTCTGACTTTGCAAAGTATAGCAATTTACATTCAAGAGGATATTGGTACACCTGCTATTCTGTGCGATCGCTGCGGCGAGGTAACTATAGAATCTGCCCATGTGTCTAGTGTTACTAAAAACACAAACGTTTTGTTGCAAATCGGCAGTTCTGAACGGATTTATCTAGCAAATAATCTCATTGAAACTTTTCTTAATAGCAGCTTTGATGTCCCGAAAAGGGTATTTGAAAGATTTAATCTTTTCCAAAACTTTGACCGTCAAGATTTTTACCTGCAAGCTAGCCAAATAGCTGAGAAGCTAGCAAACCTAGATCCAGATAGTAGGAAGAGATTATCTGAGGAATTCAATAAAATCATCAGTGAAGTTGCCTCTAGGCAAGAACAACAACTTTACCGAGAATTTATTGATAAACTATCTGCTGCCAATGTCAGTGCCAAATCTCTGCTTGATAGTCTCAAAAATATTCGTCTTGCGGCTATTAGTTTAGCCACAAATATCGCCTTGATTATCAACGATGGGGATGCTAATACCACATTGGCAAACAATGAAATTGTGGGCATAGTCAGCCTGTATGGTTATAACGATGGCTATGGTTCTGGTTATGGCTACGGCTACGGTTATGGCTATGACGAGTATGATTTAACATATCAAGATGTACAGATACTAGCACAAGCTGCCAGAAATAATAATGTCAAACTGTTAGCTTCTGTAGCCAATTTACACATACAGGACAACAGATTGTTCAGGTTAATTATTGCAGAGGATATGCTGAAAAAAATCAAAACTTTTGTATCTGGTTATGGCTACGGCTATGGTTATGGCTATGGTTATGGCTATGGGAATCTTGAACTAGACAACTTATATAAGGTTGTATTTTTCGGCAATAATTTGATTTCGGGAAAGAGAAATTACTGGATAGCCAGAAATTTGAATTTAAGCTCTAACTCTTTTGACCCTCTGCCTCAAGGATCTGGATTTTTAGGAGTAGTAGCTGGACAAGCAGCAGCGTTTGTTGGCAACATTAGTATTGACTCTGATTTAGTTTTATTTAATACCAGTCCAGGACATACAGAAGCTGCAAATTTGAACATTACTGTTGCAGATGCGTAGGTAGCTACTCCTTGGGGCAGGGGGGCAGGGGGGCAGGGGAGCAGGGGAGCAGGGGGGCAGGGGGGCAGGGGGGCAGGGGAGCAGGGGAGCAGGGGAGAAAAATTTGCAACCGTAATATTACAGGGAAAAAGAGTAGTTTAAGATGCAGCCAGCAATTTCTTTAGTGATCACGTCTTATAACAGAGAGGATTACCTCAAGGATGCGATTGAGAGCGTTCTCAAACAAACTTACCCCAACTTTGATTTACTTATCTGGGATGATGGTTCTACCGATAATTCGGTTGATGTTGCTCAAGAGTATGCCAAAAGCGATCGCCGAGTCAAAGTCATAGCAGCCGAACATCAAGGATCACCACACTGCTTAAAAGCAGCGATCGCCCAAACCAATGGTGCCTACTTGGGATGGGTAGATAGCGATGATTTGCTCAGTCTCACAGCCCTCGAAGAAACCAAGTCCGTATTGGATGCTGATCCACAAGTAGGAATGGTTTATACAGATTACATGGATATAGATGAGAATGGCAAAGTTTTAGGTTATGGCAAACGCTGTGGCATTCCTTATTCTCCAGAAAGGTTACTGCTAGACTTCATGACTTTTCATTTTCGACTGATTCGCCGTTCAGTTTTTGAGCAAGTCGGAGGTATTGATGAAACTGCTCAATGGGTGGAAGATTACGACTTGTGCTTACGCCTATCTGAAGCTACACAAGTGTCACATATCACCAAACCACTTTATTTTTATCGCCATCACTCCCACAGCATCTCCAACCAAAAGCGCCTAGAGCAAATTTTCTCATCTCGTGATGCGATCGCTCGTGCAATTGAACGGCGTGGAATGAGCGATCGCTTCGAAATTGAATTGCAAATTATCGGTAAGTTCTTTTTACGAGAAGTGATACGTAAAGCCCCTGGTTAAAAATCTACCATGTCAGCATAAACTTTTTAGGCGTTAGGCTGATTGATTCGCCAGACTAATATATTTGAAAATCTCCGCTACAGTAATTAGAATCTCGCTACACTTAATTAGAGTAAATAAAAATAAAGCTAATATAACGTTACACTGACTAAGCCTAATTCCCCATGATTACTTCTAAACGCCGCTACCATATTACTACCTTCGGTTGCCAAATGAATAAAGCTGACTCAGAGCGCATGGCTGGCATTTTAGAAGACATGGGCTTTGAGTGGTCAGAAGACCCCAATCATGCAGATTTGATTCTCTATAATACCTGTACAATTCGGGATAATGCCGAACAAAAGGTATATTCTTACCTTGGCAGACAGGCTAAGCGCAAGCATGAGCAGCCAGATTTAACTTTGATTGTAGCTGGTTGTGTTGCCCAGCAGGAAGGCGAAGCGCTATTGCGACGCGTGCCAGAATTAGACTTAGTGATGGGGCCACAATACGCCAACCGTCTCAAAGATTTGCTGGAGTCGGTGTCGGAGGGAAACCAAATTGTGGCAACTGAGCCAGTTCACATTATGGAAGATATCACCCAGCCGCGCCGAGATAGCAAAATTACTGCTTGGGTGAATGTGATTTATGGCTGCAACGAACGCTGCACCTACTGCGTGGTTCCGAATGTGCGTGGTGTAGAACAATCCCGTACACCAGAAGCGATTCGCGCGCAAATGGAAGAAATCGCTCGCCAAGGTTACAAGGAAGTGACTCTACTTGGTCAAAATATTGATGCTTATGGTAGAGATTTGCCTGGTGTGACAGCAGAAGGTCGCCATCTGCACACATTCACTGATTTACTGTATTATGTGCATGATGTCCCAGGAATTGAGCGGTTAAGATTTGCTACTAGCCATCCGAGATATTTCACGGAACGATTAATTAGGGCTTGTGCTGAGTTGCCCAAAGTCTGCAAACACTTTCATATTCCTTTTCAATCTGGGGATAATGAAGTTTTGAAAGCAATGGCGCGGGGTTACACCCATGAGAAATATCGCCGGATCATCGATACTATCCGGCGGTATATGCCAGATGCATCGATTAGCGCTGATGCAATTGTGGGCTTTCCTGGGGAAACAGAAGCACAGTTTGAAAATACTTTGAAACTGGTAGAAGATATCGGCTTTGACTTGTTGAATACAGCAGCATATTCGCCTCGTCCAGGGACACCCGCAGCTTTGTGGACAAATCAGCTGAGTGAAGAAGTGAAAAGCGATCGCCTACAAAGATTAAATCATTTAGTGGGTATCAAAGCAGCCGAGCGATCGCAACGTTACTTTGGACGTATCGAAGAAGTCTTGGTTGAAGACCAAAACTCTAAAGATAAAACCCAAGTGATGGGACGCACAGGCGGCAATCGTCTGACGTTTTTCACTGGCGATATCAATGAACTCAAAGGGCAGTTGGTAAAGGTGAAAATTACTGAAATTCGCGCTTTTAGCTTGACTGGTGAACCAGTCGAACTACCACAACCCATGCCAGTCTAATGCATTGACCAGTCATCAGTCATCAGTCATCAGTCAACAGTTATCTGTGTACCAATTGATGGACGATTAAATGCTTCCCAAGCATTCCCACCGCGCAGGAAAACTTCCATCCAGCGCGTATCTTTGCCTTGTGCATCAGTCCAACCACTGCTACCAGGTGCAAAAGCTAACTGTCCAGATTCAACAGCAAAGCTACCATCGCTTTTGATTGCTTCTTGTTGCTTCTCACCGATTTG
Above is a window of Nostoc sp. UHCC 0702 DNA encoding:
- a CDS encoding glycosyltransferase; its protein translation is MQPAISLVITSYNREDYLKDAIESVLKQTYPNFDLLIWDDGSTDNSVDVAQEYAKSDRRVKVIAAEHQGSPHCLKAAIAQTNGAYLGWVDSDDLLSLTALEETKSVLDADPQVGMVYTDYMDIDENGKVLGYGKRCGIPYSPERLLLDFMTFHFRLIRRSVFEQVGGIDETAQWVEDYDLCLRLSEATQVSHITKPLYFYRHHSHSISNQKRLEQIFSSRDAIARAIERRGMSDRFEIELQIIGKFFLREVIRKAPG
- the miaB gene encoding tRNA (N6-isopentenyl adenosine(37)-C2)-methylthiotransferase MiaB, which translates into the protein MITSKRRYHITTFGCQMNKADSERMAGILEDMGFEWSEDPNHADLILYNTCTIRDNAEQKVYSYLGRQAKRKHEQPDLTLIVAGCVAQQEGEALLRRVPELDLVMGPQYANRLKDLLESVSEGNQIVATEPVHIMEDITQPRRDSKITAWVNVIYGCNERCTYCVVPNVRGVEQSRTPEAIRAQMEEIARQGYKEVTLLGQNIDAYGRDLPGVTAEGRHLHTFTDLLYYVHDVPGIERLRFATSHPRYFTERLIRACAELPKVCKHFHIPFQSGDNEVLKAMARGYTHEKYRRIIDTIRRYMPDASISADAIVGFPGETEAQFENTLKLVEDIGFDLLNTAAYSPRPGTPAALWTNQLSEEVKSDRLQRLNHLVGIKAAERSQRYFGRIEEVLVEDQNSKDKTQVMGRTGGNRLTFFTGDINELKGQLVKVKITEIRAFSLTGEPVELPQPMPV